A window of the Gossypium hirsutum isolate 1008001.06 chromosome A05, Gossypium_hirsutum_v2.1, whole genome shotgun sequence genome harbors these coding sequences:
- the LOC107938214 gene encoding transcription factor MYB102, with product MGRSPCCDKNGLKKGPWTPEEDQKLIDYIQKHGYGNWRTLPKNAGLQRCGKSCRLRWTNYLRPDIKRGRFSFEEEETIIQLHSILGNKWSAIAARLPGRTDNEIKNYWNTHIRKRLLRMGIDPVTHSPRLDLLDLSSILSSSFYNQSQMNISRLLGVNSLVNPELLRLATSFMSSQRENQNHKFIFDHNVEDNQLWSSQVQDQYQQPLMQSNHNHLPTQVQEIPACSIPFSNEAELMNLDQFPSNFSHLNDWQSNAMPSNLTEDYVPLPTNYDYYATDHHHHQTVKDPSSSETSNFQSNNSNQSFSFASVLSTPSSSPTQLNSNSTYVNNSGIEEEPDSYCSDILKFEIRDSLDVNDFM from the exons ATGGGAAGATCACCTTGTTGTGATAAAAATGGGCTCAAAAAAGGGCCATGGACGCCGGAAGAAGATCAGAAGTTGATTGATTATATTCAAAAACATGGGTATGGAAATTGGAGGACGCTGCCGAAGAATGCCG gtctTCAAAGATGTGGAAAGAGTTGCCGTCTTCGATGGACTAATTACTTGAGACCTGATATCAAGAGAGGAAGATTTTCTTTCGAAGAAGAAGAGACTATAATTCAGCTACACAGTATATTGGGCAATAA GTGGTCGGCTATTGCTGCTCGGTTGCCTGGAAGAACAgacaatgaaataaaaaactattgGAACACACACATTAGAAAGAGGCTTCTTCGCATGGGAATAGATCCGGTGACTCATAGTCCTCGGCTGGACCTACTCGACCTATCCTCCATACTAAGCTCATCTTTTTACAACCAATCCCAAATGAACATTTCAAGGTTACTGGGTGTGAATTCCTTGGTTAACCCAGAGCTTCTAAGGCTGGCCACTTCTTTCATGTCATCTCAACGTGAAAACCAAAACCACAAGTTCATCTTTGATCATAATGTTGAAGATAACCAGCTTTGGAGCTCCCAAGTCCAGGACCAGTATCAACAACCATTAATGCAGTCTAACCATAATCATCTGCCAACGCAAGTCCAAGAAATCCCAGCTTGTAGTATTCCTTTTTCCAATGAAGCAGAGCTCATGAATCTGGACCAATTCCCATCAAATTTCTCACACTTAAATGACTGGCAAAGCAATGCAATGCCTTCGAATTTGACGGAGGATTACGTGCCGCTACCGACAAACTATGACTATTACGCCActgatcatcatcatcatcaaaccGTGAAGGATCCTTCATCATCCGAAACCTCAAATTTCCAATCCAACAACAGCAACCAGAGTTTCAGCTTCGCGTCAGTTTTATCAACGCCTTCCTCAAGTCCAACTCAATTGAATTCCAACTCAACATACGTCAACAATAGCGGCATTGAAGAAGAACCAGATAGCTACTGCAGCGACATTTTAAAGTTTGAAATCAGAGATAGTTTGGATGTTAATGATTTCATGTAG
- the LOC107938213 gene encoding protein MOTHER of FT and TFL1 encodes MARSVEPLVVGRVIGDVLDMFTPASEFTVRYGTKQVTNGCDIKPSAAADKPHVQILGHPFSSNLYTLVMVDPDAPSPSEPRLREWLHWIVVDIPEGQDSTKGRELVAYMGPQPPTGIHRYILALFKQEGAMEGRIQVADARANFSTRRFAAQNRLGLPVAAVYFNSQKEPAAKKR; translated from the exons ATGGCCCGGTCCGTTGAACCACTGGTTGTCGGCAGAGTGATCGGAGATGTGCTCGACATGTTCACTCCGGCATCGGAGTTCACTGTACGGTATGGCACCAAGCAGGTCACCAATGGCTGTGACATCAAGCCATCTGCTGCTGCTGATAAACCTCATGTCCAAATTCTCGGCCATCCCTTCTCTTCCAATTTATACACTCTC GTTATGGTTGATCCAGATGCCCCAAGTCCAAGTGAACCAAGATTGAGGGAGTGGCTCCATTG GATTGTTGTAGATATTCCAGAGGGACAAGATTCTACCAAAG GAAGAGAGTTGGTGGCTTACATGGGACCCCAGCCTCCCACAGGGATTCACCGTTATATATTGGCACTCTTTAAGCAGGAAGGAGCAATGGAAGGAAGGATTCAAGTGGCGGATGCTCGTGCCAACTTCAGTACTCGCCGATTCGCTGCTCAAAACAGGCTGGGGCTTCCGGTTGCTGCAGTGTATTTCAATTCTCAAAAGGAACCAGCAGCTAAGAAACGTTAG